In Equus przewalskii isolate Varuska chromosome 22, EquPr2, whole genome shotgun sequence, the following proteins share a genomic window:
- the PTPDC1 gene encoding protein tyrosine phosphatase domain-containing protein 1 isoform X4 — MQDPPRRLSAVPFLSSFFQGRRHSTSDPVLRLQQGRRSSAAKMLSSSSLQVMVAVSSVSGAERNPTCPERKRSSGRPTPKYTKVGERLRHVIPGHMACSMACGGRACKYENPARWSEQEQAVKGVYSSWVTDKILAMARPSTELLERYCIIEQFRTHGIKTIINLQRPGEHASCGNPLEQESGFTYLPEAFMEAGIYFYNFGWKDYGVASLTTILDMVKVMTFALQEGKVAVHCHAGLGRTGVLIACYLVFATRMTADQAIIFVRAKRPNSIQTRGQLLCVREFTQFLIPLRNVFSCCDPKAHAVTLAQYLIRQRHLLHGYEARLLKHVPKIIHIVCKLLLDLAENRPVVTEEVAEVPSLSAEIEKTVSAMVTMQLDKELLRHNSDASDSLTPTAVTADFENQEVILSSEQEFDPLWKRRKVECLQPLTRLKRRLSYSDSDLKRAESLLEQGGTPWTVPAQVLPCHNPRQQKPISHCHSPQTPQLDLNKEALVRNTFSFWNQTKFGGLEGLKDDGSPVFHRKNIPKEVQRSRTFSGGVSGSHSPGEPVSPNFANIPKELCRSPHQVPHCRCDGQGACCQDGETHCGPVGCGSSPKVRASTGPKPQDSKDLSEVAPHTALQSELSVEARRILVAKALANLNEFAEKEEVKRKVEMWQKELNSRDGAWERICGERDPFILCSLMWSWMEQLKEPVITKEDVDMLADRRADAAEALFLLEKQGQQQTILCVLCCIVSLQTIPVDVEEAILARAIKAFTKVNFDSESGPIVYNTLKEIFKHTLEEKRKMAKDNPKPDVS; from the exons ATGCAGGACCCGCCCCGGCGGCTCTCGGCCGTGCCCTTCCTCAGCTCCTTCTTCCAGGGCCGCCGGCACTCCACCTCAGACCCCGTCCTGCGGCTGCAGCAGGGGCGGCGCAGCTCAGCCGCTAAGATGCTCTCCTCGTCCTCTCTCCAGGTGATGGTGGCAGTGTCCTCTGTCAGCGGTGCTGAGAGAAACCCAACTTGCccagagaggaaaa GAAGTTCTGGACGTCCAACACCAAAGTATACGAAAGTCGGAGAGCGTTTACGGCATGTCATTCCTGGACACATGGCCTGCTCCATGGCGTGTGGTGGCAGAGCATGCAAGTATGAAAATCCAGCCCGCTGGAGTGAGCAGGAGCAAGCCGTTAAGGGGGTCTACTCATCCTG GGTCACTGATAAAATCCTGGCCATGGCTCGCCCGTCCACAGAGCTCCTCGAGAGGTACTGCATCATCGAGCAGTTCCGGAC aCATGGCATAAAAACAATCATCAACCTGCAGCGCCCTGGCGAGCATGCCAGCTGTGGGAACCCTCTGGAACAGGAGAGTGGCTTCACGTACCTTCCTGAGGCTTTCATGGAGGCCGGCA TTTATTTCTACAATTTCGGGTGGAAAGATTATGGTGTAGCATCCCTTACCACCATCTTAGATATGGTGAAGGTGATGACGTTTGCCTTACAAGAAGGAAAAGTAGCTGTCCATTGTCACGCAGGACTTGGTCGAACAG GTGTTTtaatagcatgttatttagttttTGCAACAAGAATGACTGCCGACCAAGCAATTATATTTGTTCGGGCAAAGCGACCCAATTCCATACAAACTCGAGGACAGCTACTATGTGTAAGGGAATTTACTCAGTTTCTGATTCCTCTTCGCAATGTATTCTCTTGCTGTGACCCCAAAGCACATGCTGTCACCTTAGCACAGTATCTAATTCGCCAGCGGCACCTGCTTCATGGTTATGAGGCACGACTCCTGAAACACGTGCCAAAAATTATCCACATTGTTTGCAAATTGCTGCTGGACTTAGCTGAGAACAGGCCAGTGGTGACCGAAGAAGTGGCAGAGGTCCCCAGCCTCTCTGCCGAAATTGAAAAGACCGTTTCTGCGATGGTTACAATGCAGCTGGATAAAGAGTTACTGAGGCACAACAGTGATGCCTCAGACTCTCTCACCCCCACTGCAGTGACAGCCGATTTTGAGAATCAGGAGGTGATTCTTTCCAGTGAACAAGAGTTTGACCCTCTTTGGAAGAGGCGGAAAGTCGAGTGCCTTCAGCCCCTGACTCGTCTGAAAAGGCGGCTCAGCTACAGTGACTCGGATTTAAAGAGGGCTGAGTCACTTCTGGAGCAAGGAGGGACTCCGTGGACAGTACCTGCCCAGGTCTTGCCTTGCCATAACCCCAGGCAGCAGAAGCCCATAAGCCATTGTCACTCCCCGCAGACTCCACAACTAGATTTAAATAAGGAAGCACTGGTCCGCAataccttttctttctggaatcagACTAAATTTGGAGGCCTGGAAGGACTCAAAGATGACGGGTCCCCAGTTTTCCATAGGAAGAATATTCCGAAGGAAGTACAGCGGAGCAGAACCTTCTCTGGGGGCGTTTCAGGTTCACACAGCCCTGGGGAGCCAGTTTCCCCCAACTTTGCAAACATCCCTAAGGAGCTATGCCGCTCTCCCCACCAAGTGCCCCACTGCAGGTGTGACGGTCAGGGTGCTTGCTGCCAAGATGGTGAGACTCACTGCGGCCCTGTGGGCTGTGGCTCCAGTCCCAAAGTACGGGCCTCGACTGGACCCAAACCCCAGGACAGCAAAGATCTGTCTGAAGTCGCTCCACACACGGCTTTGCAGTCTGAACTGAGTGTTGAAGCAAGGAGAATACTGGTGGCCAAAGCCCTGGCAAATTTAAATGAGTTTgcagaaaaggaggaagtgaaaagGAAGGTAGAAATGTGGCAg aaAGAACTAAATTCCCGAGACGGAGCTTGGGAAAGAATATGTGGCGAAAGGGATCCTTTCATCCTGTGCAGTTTGATGTGGTCTTGGATGGAGCAGCTGAAAGAGCCTGTGATAACCAAAGAGGACGTGGACATGCTGGCTGACAGGCGTGCAGATGCTGCAGAAGCGCTATTTCTGTTAGAGAAG
- the PTPDC1 gene encoding protein tyrosine phosphatase domain-containing protein 1 isoform X5, producing MQDPPRRLSAVPFLSSFFQGRRHSTSDPVLRLQQGRRSSAAKMLSSSSLQVMVAVSSVSGAERNPTCPERKRSSGRPTPKYTKVGERLRHVIPGHMACSMACGGRACKYENPARWSEQEQAVKGVYSSWVTDKILAMARPSTELLERYCIIEQFRTHGIKTIINLQRPGEHASCGNPLEQESGFTYLPEAFMEAGIYFYNFGWKDYGVASLTTILDMVKVMTFALQEGKVAVHCHAGLGRTGVLIACYLVFATRMTADQAIIFVRAKRPNSIQTRGQLLCVREFTQFLIPLRNVFSCCDPKAHAVTLAQYLIRQRHLLHGYEARLLKHVPKIIHIVCKLLLDLAENRPVVTEEVAEVPSLSAEIEKTVSAMVTMQLDKELLRHNSDASDSLTPTAVTADFENQEVILSSEQEFDPLWKRRKVECLQPLTRLKRRLSYSDSDLKRAESLLEQGGTPWTVPAQVLPCHNPRQQKPISHCHSPQTPQLDLNKEALVRNTFSFWNQTKFGGLEGLKDDGSPVFHRKNIPKEVQRSRTFSGGVSGSHSPGEPVSPNFANIPKELCRSPHQVPHCRCDGQGACCQDGETHCGPVGCGSSPKVRASTGPKPQDSKDLSEVAPHTALQSELSVEARRILVAKALANLNEFAEKEEVKRKVEMWQKELNSRDGAWERICGERDPFILCSLMWSWMEQLKEPVITKEDVDMLADRRADAAEALFLLEKGQQQTILCVLCCIVSLQTIPVDVEEAILARAIKAFTKVNFDSESGPIVYNTLKEIFKHTLEEKRKMAKDNPKPDVS from the exons ATGCAGGACCCGCCCCGGCGGCTCTCGGCCGTGCCCTTCCTCAGCTCCTTCTTCCAGGGCCGCCGGCACTCCACCTCAGACCCCGTCCTGCGGCTGCAGCAGGGGCGGCGCAGCTCAGCCGCTAAGATGCTCTCCTCGTCCTCTCTCCAGGTGATGGTGGCAGTGTCCTCTGTCAGCGGTGCTGAGAGAAACCCAACTTGCccagagaggaaaa GAAGTTCTGGACGTCCAACACCAAAGTATACGAAAGTCGGAGAGCGTTTACGGCATGTCATTCCTGGACACATGGCCTGCTCCATGGCGTGTGGTGGCAGAGCATGCAAGTATGAAAATCCAGCCCGCTGGAGTGAGCAGGAGCAAGCCGTTAAGGGGGTCTACTCATCCTG GGTCACTGATAAAATCCTGGCCATGGCTCGCCCGTCCACAGAGCTCCTCGAGAGGTACTGCATCATCGAGCAGTTCCGGAC aCATGGCATAAAAACAATCATCAACCTGCAGCGCCCTGGCGAGCATGCCAGCTGTGGGAACCCTCTGGAACAGGAGAGTGGCTTCACGTACCTTCCTGAGGCTTTCATGGAGGCCGGCA TTTATTTCTACAATTTCGGGTGGAAAGATTATGGTGTAGCATCCCTTACCACCATCTTAGATATGGTGAAGGTGATGACGTTTGCCTTACAAGAAGGAAAAGTAGCTGTCCATTGTCACGCAGGACTTGGTCGAACAG GTGTTTtaatagcatgttatttagttttTGCAACAAGAATGACTGCCGACCAAGCAATTATATTTGTTCGGGCAAAGCGACCCAATTCCATACAAACTCGAGGACAGCTACTATGTGTAAGGGAATTTACTCAGTTTCTGATTCCTCTTCGCAATGTATTCTCTTGCTGTGACCCCAAAGCACATGCTGTCACCTTAGCACAGTATCTAATTCGCCAGCGGCACCTGCTTCATGGTTATGAGGCACGACTCCTGAAACACGTGCCAAAAATTATCCACATTGTTTGCAAATTGCTGCTGGACTTAGCTGAGAACAGGCCAGTGGTGACCGAAGAAGTGGCAGAGGTCCCCAGCCTCTCTGCCGAAATTGAAAAGACCGTTTCTGCGATGGTTACAATGCAGCTGGATAAAGAGTTACTGAGGCACAACAGTGATGCCTCAGACTCTCTCACCCCCACTGCAGTGACAGCCGATTTTGAGAATCAGGAGGTGATTCTTTCCAGTGAACAAGAGTTTGACCCTCTTTGGAAGAGGCGGAAAGTCGAGTGCCTTCAGCCCCTGACTCGTCTGAAAAGGCGGCTCAGCTACAGTGACTCGGATTTAAAGAGGGCTGAGTCACTTCTGGAGCAAGGAGGGACTCCGTGGACAGTACCTGCCCAGGTCTTGCCTTGCCATAACCCCAGGCAGCAGAAGCCCATAAGCCATTGTCACTCCCCGCAGACTCCACAACTAGATTTAAATAAGGAAGCACTGGTCCGCAataccttttctttctggaatcagACTAAATTTGGAGGCCTGGAAGGACTCAAAGATGACGGGTCCCCAGTTTTCCATAGGAAGAATATTCCGAAGGAAGTACAGCGGAGCAGAACCTTCTCTGGGGGCGTTTCAGGTTCACACAGCCCTGGGGAGCCAGTTTCCCCCAACTTTGCAAACATCCCTAAGGAGCTATGCCGCTCTCCCCACCAAGTGCCCCACTGCAGGTGTGACGGTCAGGGTGCTTGCTGCCAAGATGGTGAGACTCACTGCGGCCCTGTGGGCTGTGGCTCCAGTCCCAAAGTACGGGCCTCGACTGGACCCAAACCCCAGGACAGCAAAGATCTGTCTGAAGTCGCTCCACACACGGCTTTGCAGTCTGAACTGAGTGTTGAAGCAAGGAGAATACTGGTGGCCAAAGCCCTGGCAAATTTAAATGAGTTTgcagaaaaggaggaagtgaaaagGAAGGTAGAAATGTGGCAg aaAGAACTAAATTCCCGAGACGGAGCTTGGGAAAGAATATGTGGCGAAAGGGATCCTTTCATCCTGTGCAGTTTGATGTGGTCTTGGATGGAGCAGCTGAAAGAGCCTGTGATAACCAAAGAGGACGTGGACATGCTGGCTGACAGGCGTGCAGATGCTGCAGAAGCGCTATTTCTGTTAGAGAAG